In one window of Thermus aquaticus DNA:
- a CDS encoding nucleotidyltransferase family protein, translated as MDPVLQKVVEKMASRQEGRRYRLYLFGSRALGEHTPRSDYDLAIWAEPPLDLATLSQIREELEELPILQRVDLVELSWAPGLREKVEREGILLGEGGEA; from the coding sequence GTGGACCCGGTGCTGCAGAAGGTGGTGGAGAAGATGGCGTCCCGCCAGGAGGGACGGCGTTATCGCCTTTACCTTTTTGGCTCCCGGGCCCTAGGGGAGCACACGCCCCGCTCCGACTACGACTTGGCCATTTGGGCGGAACCTCCCCTGGACCTGGCCACCTTAAGCCAAATCCGGGAGGAGCTGGAAGAGCTCCCCATCCTGCAGAGGGTGGACCTAGTGGAACTCTCCTGGGCTCCAGGGCTCAGGGAAAAGGTGGAACGAGAGGGGATTCTCCTTGGGGAGGGAGGAGAAGCTTAA
- a CDS encoding AI-2E family transporter gives MREAFRQVWANPYVRVAVYLLLFYLGFRLLQRAWPALQILLTAFAFAYLAHPLVRFFEAQRLPRALGVVLVYLGLGLFLGLASFLTAQTVVELSRLAQELPRLLDPFLAWLLSLPDRVRAVPVPESLKPILAEASRNLQGLLQSFLETLLRFVQGLLGQGGNLLGFFASLVGGVFQLLTALTLSIYFLYDLPRLGRAALLAFPEPYQPLVADLARKLDRSVGGYVRGQLLVAFLVGLIVGVGLSLVGVPLAASLGFLAGVFNLIPFVGVIVSGVPALLLAATGGLVKVLLAFLVLWLANQLEGNLFGPLIVGRATRLHPVTAIAAILVGASLLGLWGALLGVPAAAFLKVLLEDYYRQSRFYREG, from the coding sequence ATGAGGGAAGCCTTCCGCCAGGTCTGGGCCAACCCCTACGTGCGGGTGGCCGTTTACCTCCTCCTCTTCTACCTTGGCTTCCGCCTCCTCCAGCGGGCCTGGCCCGCTTTGCAGATCCTCCTCACCGCCTTCGCCTTCGCCTACCTCGCCCACCCCCTGGTGCGTTTCTTTGAGGCCCAGAGGCTTCCCCGGGCTTTGGGGGTGGTCTTGGTCTACCTGGGGCTTGGCCTCTTCCTGGGCCTCGCCTCCTTCCTCACGGCGCAAACGGTGGTGGAGCTTTCCCGCCTGGCCCAGGAGCTCCCCCGCCTCCTGGACCCCTTCCTGGCCTGGCTCCTCAGCCTTCCCGACCGGGTGCGGGCCGTTCCGGTGCCCGAGAGCCTGAAGCCAATCCTGGCCGAGGCCAGCCGCAACCTCCAGGGCCTGTTGCAGAGCTTTCTGGAAACCCTGCTGCGCTTCGTCCAGGGCCTCCTGGGCCAGGGGGGAAACCTTCTCGGCTTCTTCGCCTCCCTGGTGGGCGGGGTCTTCCAGCTCCTCACCGCCCTGACCCTTTCCATCTACTTCCTCTACGACCTGCCCCGCCTGGGGCGGGCGGCCCTTCTGGCCTTCCCCGAGCCCTACCAGCCCCTGGTGGCCGACCTGGCCCGGAAGCTGGACCGGAGCGTGGGGGGCTACGTGCGGGGCCAGCTTTTGGTGGCCTTTCTGGTGGGCCTTATCGTGGGGGTGGGGCTTTCCCTGGTGGGCGTGCCCTTGGCGGCGAGCCTGGGCTTTCTGGCGGGGGTCTTCAACCTCATCCCCTTCGTGGGGGTCATCGTCTCCGGGGTCCCCGCCCTGCTTCTCGCCGCCACGGGGGGCCTGGTCAAGGTGCTCCTGGCCTTTTTGGTCCTCTGGCTGGCCAACCAGCTGGAGGGGAACCTCTTCGGTCCCCTGATCGTGGGCCGGGCTACCCGCCTCCACCCGGTGACGGCCATCGCCGCCATCCTGGTAGGGGCGAGCCTTTTGGGGCTGTGGGGGGCCCTTCTGGGGGTGCCCGCCGCCGCCTTTTTAAAGGTCCTCCTGGAGGATTACTACCGCCAAAGCCGCTTCTACCGGGAGGGCTGA
- a CDS encoding DinB family protein: MVNLDVYGNKEEVLARLAQSRQALLAHLREAEPSWLTAPLRPGAWTPLMVAEHVALVEDSTARVLRRLRRVAAGENLPPVPFVPGEFKEGKPQAPEPVQPKGELSLEEVLALLERARGFLLEEAEKADPDNPATFPHPFFGPLTALGWLRAAAYHEEHHLRALG, encoded by the coding sequence ATGGTGAACCTGGACGTCTATGGGAACAAGGAGGAGGTCTTAGCCCGGCTCGCCCAAAGCCGCCAGGCCCTCCTGGCCCACCTGAGGGAAGCTGAGCCCTCCTGGCTCACCGCTCCCCTCCGCCCCGGGGCCTGGACCCCCCTCATGGTGGCCGAGCACGTGGCCCTGGTGGAGGACTCCACCGCCCGGGTCCTGAGGCGGCTCAGGCGGGTGGCGGCGGGGGAGAACCTTCCCCCCGTCCCCTTCGTCCCCGGGGAGTTCAAGGAGGGGAAGCCCCAGGCCCCCGAGCCTGTTCAGCCCAAAGGGGAGCTAAGCCTGGAGGAGGTTTTGGCCCTACTGGAGAGGGCCCGGGGCTTTCTCCTGGAGGAGGCGGAAAAGGCCGACCCCGATAACCCCGCTACCTTCCCCCACCCCTTCTTTGGCCCCCTCACCGCCCTGGGCTGGCTGAGGGCCGCCGCCTACCACGAGGAGCACCACCTGAGGGCCCTGGGCTAA
- the rpmB gene encoding 50S ribosomal protein L28: protein MSKVCEISGKRPIVANSIERRGKAKREGGVGKKTTGISKRRQYPNLQKVRVQVAGQEITFRVAASHIPKVYELLEKARGLKLEGLSAKEIKKELLKLL, encoded by the coding sequence ATGTCCAAGGTGTGCGAGATCAGCGGAAAGCGGCCCATCGTGGCCAACAGCATTGAGCGGCGGGGGAAGGCCAAGCGGGAAGGGGGCGTGGGCAAGAAGACCACCGGCATCTCCAAGCGCCGCCAGTACCCCAACCTGCAGAAGGTCCGCGTCCAGGTGGCCGGCCAGGAGATCACCTTCCGGGTGGCGGCGAGCCACATCCCCAAGGTCTACGAGCTTCTGGAAAAGGCCCGGGGGCTGAAGCTGGAGGGCCTCTCCGCCAAGGAGATCAAGAAGGAGCTTCTTAAGCTTCTCTAG
- the tgt gene encoding tRNA guanosine(34) transglycosylase Tgt, with amino-acid sequence MSPFRFQVTARAGRARVGLLATPHGTVETPLFMPVGTQGSVKGLLPRDLKEIGSQVLLANTYHLLLRPGPERVRAFGGLHGFAGWKGPWLTDSGGFQVMSLGHLRRIDERGVVFQSHLNGDLVELTPERSIAVQEALGADLIMAFDECPPYPSPREYLKASLERTLRWLERSLKAKTRPDQGLFGITQGGTDPTLRRLSTLETLRFDLPGYAIGGLAVGESKEEMFPMVELSTALLPEERPRYLMGVGHPEDLVAAMGLGVDLFDCVYPTRTGRFGSALVPEGRLNLKNARHLEEKGPLEEGCDCYACQSFSRGYIAHLVRSGEMLGAILLSLHNLRFLHRLTEGAKAAIREGRYGDFARAFAERRFGREVPLWFREALAAGGHW; translated from the coding sequence ATGAGCCCCTTTCGGTTCCAGGTCACGGCCCGCGCCGGCCGGGCCCGGGTGGGCCTCCTCGCCACCCCCCACGGGACCGTGGAAACCCCCCTCTTCATGCCCGTGGGCACCCAGGGCTCGGTCAAGGGCCTCCTCCCCCGGGACCTGAAGGAAATCGGGAGCCAGGTCCTCCTGGCCAACACCTACCACCTCCTCCTGCGCCCGGGGCCCGAAAGGGTGCGGGCCTTTGGGGGGCTTCACGGCTTCGCCGGCTGGAAGGGTCCCTGGCTCACGGACTCCGGGGGCTTCCAGGTGATGAGCCTGGGGCACCTGCGCCGCATTGACGAGCGGGGCGTGGTCTTCCAAAGCCACCTCAACGGGGACCTGGTGGAGCTTACCCCCGAGCGGAGCATCGCCGTCCAGGAGGCCCTGGGGGCGGACCTCATCATGGCCTTTGACGAGTGCCCTCCCTACCCCTCCCCCAGGGAGTACCTGAAGGCCTCCTTGGAAAGAACCCTGCGCTGGCTAGAGCGGAGCCTGAAGGCCAAGACCAGGCCCGACCAGGGCCTTTTCGGCATCACCCAGGGGGGGACGGACCCAACGCTCAGGCGGCTTTCCACCCTGGAGACCCTCCGCTTTGATCTGCCGGGGTACGCCATCGGGGGCCTGGCCGTGGGGGAGTCTAAGGAGGAGATGTTCCCCATGGTGGAGCTCTCCACCGCCCTCCTCCCCGAGGAGCGCCCCCGCTACCTCATGGGGGTGGGCCACCCCGAGGACCTGGTGGCGGCCATGGGCCTGGGGGTGGACCTCTTTGACTGCGTCTACCCCACCCGCACGGGCCGCTTCGGCAGCGCCCTGGTGCCCGAGGGGCGCCTCAACCTGAAAAACGCCCGCCACCTCGAGGAGAAGGGACCCCTGGAGGAAGGCTGCGACTGCTATGCCTGCCAGAGCTTCAGCCGGGGCTACATCGCCCACCTGGTCCGCTCCGGGGAGATGCTGGGGGCCATCTTGCTTTCCCTCCACAACCTCCGCTTCCTCCACCGCCTCACCGAAGGGGCTAAAGCGGCCATCCGAGAAGGCCGGTACGGGGACTTCGCCCGGGCCTTCGCCGAAAGGCGCTTTGGCCGGGAGGTGCCCCTTTGGTTCCGGGAGGCCTTGGCGGCGGGAGGGCACTGGTAG
- a CDS encoding uracil-xanthine permease family protein codes for MKPRYLLLGLQHTVAMFGATVLVPLLTGLNPSVALFTAGLGTLVFHLVTGRMVPVFLGSSFAFIAPILAAKEAGFSLSAIGGGLMAAGLVYGLFALLVLLIGSERVRWVFPPVVTGPVIVVIGLTLAPVAVQMASKDWLLAIVTFASAVVSAVFFRGLFQMIPVLIGVGAGYLLALLLGRVDLKPLQEALWFGVPQFTLASLEWGAVLLIAPVAFVTVMEHIGDILTNGRVVGKDFFTKPGLHRTLLGDGLATSLAGLLGGPANTTYSENTGVLAVTRVYEPLVLRLAALFAILLSFSPKLATLLQTLPQGVLGGISMLLFGMIASIGIRTLAEAEIDFTKSRNLIVVSAILVLGLGGAVANLGTIQVAGAALPLKVSGMALAALAGVVLNLLLPQKLEPEGLATEEERIP; via the coding sequence ATGAAGCCAAGGTATCTCCTCCTGGGCCTGCAGCACACGGTGGCCATGTTCGGGGCCACGGTCCTGGTCCCCCTCCTCACCGGCCTCAACCCCTCGGTGGCCCTCTTCACCGCCGGGCTCGGCACCCTGGTCTTCCACCTGGTCACGGGACGGATGGTGCCGGTCTTTCTGGGCTCCAGCTTCGCCTTCATCGCCCCCATCCTGGCCGCCAAGGAGGCGGGCTTCTCCTTGAGCGCCATAGGTGGCGGCCTCATGGCGGCGGGGCTCGTCTACGGCCTCTTCGCCCTCCTGGTCCTCCTCATCGGTTCCGAAAGGGTGCGCTGGGTCTTCCCGCCGGTGGTCACCGGGCCCGTCATCGTGGTCATCGGCCTCACCCTGGCCCCGGTGGCGGTGCAGATGGCCAGCAAGGACTGGCTTCTGGCCATAGTCACCTTTGCCAGCGCGGTGGTGAGCGCCGTGTTCTTCCGGGGACTTTTCCAGATGATCCCCGTGCTGATAGGGGTGGGGGCGGGCTACCTTCTGGCCCTCCTCTTGGGCCGGGTGGACCTGAAGCCCCTCCAGGAGGCCCTCTGGTTCGGCGTGCCCCAGTTCACCCTGGCCAGCCTGGAGTGGGGGGCGGTCCTCCTCATCGCCCCGGTGGCCTTCGTCACCGTCATGGAGCACATCGGCGACATCCTCACCAACGGCCGGGTGGTGGGGAAGGACTTCTTCACCAAGCCCGGTCTCCACCGCACCCTTCTGGGGGACGGGCTCGCCACCAGCCTGGCGGGCCTCCTGGGGGGCCCCGCCAACACCACCTACTCGGAGAACACCGGGGTCTTAGCGGTGACCCGGGTCTACGAACCCTTGGTCCTGCGCCTGGCCGCCCTCTTCGCCATCCTCCTCTCCTTCTCGCCCAAGCTGGCCACCCTCCTGCAGACCCTGCCCCAGGGGGTTCTGGGGGGGATCTCCATGCTCCTCTTCGGCATGATCGCCTCCATCGGCATCCGCACCCTGGCCGAGGCGGAGATTGACTTCACCAAGAGCCGCAACCTGATCGTGGTCTCCGCCATCCTGGTCCTGGGCCTGGGCGGGGCCGTGGCCAACTTGGGCACCATCCAGGTGGCGGGGGCCGCCCTCCCCCTCAAGGTGAGCGGCATGGCCCTGGCCGCCCTGGCGGGGGTGGTCCTGAACCTCCTCCTGCCCCAAAAGCTGGAGCCCGAAGGGCTGGCCACCGAGGAGGAGCGGATCCCCTAA
- a CDS encoding VOC family protein — protein MEGVLGLHHITCVAGDPQENLDFYLGVLGLRLVKRSVNQDDPTAYHFFYADGLGTPGTALTFFSWPHLPPNRFGVGQAVEVALAVPQESLGFWEARLARYGRPLAKGERFGFPVLLFPDPHGLPLALAAAQGPGLPWEDSPVPPEHQVRGLLGARILEREVGPTLAFFQEVLGYRQGEGPVLEQGGSFLEVQALPEGRRGALGVGGVHHLAFRVRDEAHALTLRERVLARGLRPTPLIDRFWFRSVYFLEPGGVLLELATDGPGFAVDEDPEDLGERLVLPPWLEGKRPAIEAALPPIRLPGIAR, from the coding sequence ATGGAGGGCGTCCTCGGGCTCCACCACATCACCTGCGTGGCCGGCGACCCTCAGGAGAACCTGGACTTCTACCTGGGGGTGTTGGGTCTGCGCCTGGTCAAGCGGAGCGTGAACCAGGACGACCCCACCGCCTACCACTTCTTCTACGCCGACGGGCTGGGCACCCCGGGCACCGCCCTCACCTTCTTCTCCTGGCCCCACCTCCCCCCCAATCGCTTTGGGGTGGGGCAGGCGGTGGAGGTAGCCCTGGCCGTGCCCCAAGAAAGCCTCGGCTTCTGGGAAGCCCGCCTGGCCCGCTACGGCAGGCCCCTGGCAAAGGGGGAGCGCTTTGGCTTTCCCGTCCTCCTCTTCCCCGACCCCCACGGCCTGCCCCTGGCCCTAGCGGCCGCCCAGGGCCCGGGCCTCCCTTGGGAGGACAGCCCCGTCCCCCCAGAGCACCAGGTGCGGGGCCTTCTGGGGGCCCGGATCCTGGAGCGGGAGGTGGGGCCGACCCTGGCCTTCTTCCAAGAGGTCCTGGGCTACCGCCAGGGGGAAGGCCCTGTCCTAGAGCAGGGGGGATCTTTCCTGGAGGTCCAGGCCCTCCCCGAAGGGCGCCGGGGGGCCTTGGGGGTGGGAGGGGTCCACCACCTGGCCTTCCGGGTGCGGGACGAGGCCCACGCCCTCACCCTCCGGGAAAGGGTTTTGGCCCGGGGGCTACGGCCCACCCCCCTTATAGACCGCTTCTGGTTCCGTTCCGTTTACTTCCTGGAACCCGGGGGGGTGCTCTTAGAGCTGGCCACGGACGGGCCCGGCTTCGCCGTGGACGAGGACCCGGAGGACCTGGGGGAGCGCCTCGTCCTTCCCCCTTGGCTTGAGGGGAAGCGCCCGGCCATAGAGGCCGCCCTCCCCCCCATCCGCCTCCCCGGGATAGCCCGCTGA
- a CDS encoding M23 family metallopeptidase produces MNLKPGHYLLFALALYALVVTLGFALRGRQLHALREEVGLLREKAALVPEGYRLPLPGACLPSRPENLPGAPRPYRKGVSAGFVFVDGDACVPVVRGMGVVAAQAGEVVKVEEAYQEPSLEAWRALMERVKDGASPEDMDLLRGLEVWVRHPDGRTSVYAHLQAPYPGLKVGDKVFRGDPLGYLGNTGLQGGAPRLLFEVWEGAPDRGTFLFQGLPKEELLRQAKAFFSVK; encoded by the coding sequence ATGAACCTGAAGCCGGGGCACTACCTCCTCTTCGCCCTCGCCCTTTACGCCCTGGTGGTGACCCTGGGCTTCGCCCTTCGGGGGCGGCAGCTTCACGCCCTGAGGGAGGAGGTGGGCCTTCTAAGGGAGAAGGCGGCCCTGGTCCCCGAGGGCTACCGCCTCCCCCTGCCCGGGGCCTGCCTCCCCTCCCGCCCGGAGAACCTGCCTGGCGCCCCCCGCCCCTACCGCAAGGGGGTGAGCGCGGGTTTCGTTTTCGTGGACGGGGATGCCTGCGTCCCCGTGGTGCGGGGGATGGGGGTGGTGGCGGCCCAGGCCGGGGAGGTGGTCAAGGTGGAAGAGGCCTACCAGGAGCCAAGCCTCGAGGCCTGGCGGGCCCTCATGGAGCGGGTGAAGGACGGGGCCTCCCCGGAAGACATGGACCTCTTGCGGGGCCTCGAGGTCTGGGTCCGCCACCCTGACGGGCGCACCTCGGTCTACGCCCACCTTCAGGCCCCTTACCCGGGGCTAAAGGTGGGGGATAAGGTCTTCCGGGGAGACCCCCTGGGCTATCTCGGCAACACCGGGCTTCAGGGCGGGGCCCCCAGGCTCCTCTTTGAGGTCTGGGAGGGAGCCCCCGACCGGGGAACCTTCCTCTTCCAGGGCCTTCCCAAGGAGGAGCTCCTCCGCCAGGCCAAGGCCTTCTTCTCCGTAAAATAG
- the lspA gene encoding signal peptidase II, producing the protein MPTVLVPLLLAFDQILKLWALENLSPIPRPLLGDLLYLTLVRNTGAGFGLLQDKAQILGWVSLLVGGVLLYLLGFRRYPPAFTLGLSLVAAGALGNGVDRLGRGFVVDYLDLGTQIPLIAQFPVFNLADVCVTLGAAILLLSPRRRRRY; encoded by the coding sequence ATGCCCACGGTGCTGGTACCCCTTCTTTTGGCCTTTGACCAGATCCTGAAGCTCTGGGCCCTGGAGAACCTCTCCCCCATCCCGAGGCCCCTCCTGGGGGACCTCCTCTACCTCACCCTGGTCAGAAACACCGGGGCGGGCTTTGGCCTCCTTCAGGACAAGGCCCAGATCCTGGGCTGGGTGAGCCTTCTCGTGGGGGGCGTTCTCCTCTACCTCCTGGGCTTCCGCCGCTACCCCCCGGCCTTTACCCTGGGCCTTTCCCTGGTGGCGGCGGGGGCTTTGGGGAACGGCGTTGACCGCCTGGGCCGGGGCTTTGTGGTGGACTACCTGGACCTGGGGACCCAGATCCCCCTCATCGCCCAGTTCCCGGTCTTCAACCTGGCGGACGTATGCGTGACCCTGGGGGCGGCCATCCTGCTTCTCTCCCCCAGGAGAAGAAGGCGCTACTGA
- the ispG gene encoding flavodoxin-dependent (E)-4-hydroxy-3-methylbut-2-enyl-diphosphate synthase: MRRPTPTVWVGRVPLGSAHPIAVQSMTNTPTQDVEATTAQVLALHRAGSEIVRLTVNDEKAAQAVPKIKARLLDQGAEVPLVGDFHFNGHLLLRKYPKMAEALDKFRINPGTMGRGTHKDENFREMVRMAMDLGKPVRIGANWGSLDPALLTELMDQNARRPEPKEAHEVVLEALVESAVRSYEAALEMGLGEDKIVLSAKVSKARDLLWVYRELARRTRAPLHLGLTEAGMGVKGIVASAAALAPLLLEGIGDTIRVSLTPAPHEPRTKEVEVAQEILQALGLRTFAPEVTSCPGCGRTTSTFFQELAEEVNRHLKARLPEWRRRYPGVEGLKVAVMGCVVNGPGESKHAHIGISLPGSGEEPKAPVYADGKLLTILKGETIAEDFLRLVEEYVKTRFAPKEA; encoded by the coding sequence ATGAGGCGTCCTACCCCCACGGTCTGGGTGGGCCGCGTCCCCCTGGGAAGCGCCCACCCCATCGCCGTCCAGTCCATGACCAACACCCCCACCCAGGATGTGGAGGCCACCACCGCCCAGGTCCTGGCCCTCCACCGGGCGGGGAGCGAGATCGTCCGCCTCACGGTGAACGACGAAAAGGCGGCCCAAGCCGTGCCCAAGATCAAGGCCCGCCTCCTGGACCAGGGGGCGGAGGTGCCCCTGGTGGGGGACTTCCACTTCAACGGCCACCTCCTCCTGCGCAAGTACCCCAAGATGGCCGAGGCCCTGGACAAGTTCCGCATCAACCCCGGGACCATGGGCCGGGGTACCCACAAGGACGAGAACTTCCGCGAGATGGTCCGCATGGCCATGGACCTGGGGAAGCCGGTGCGCATCGGGGCCAACTGGGGGAGCCTGGACCCCGCCCTCCTCACCGAGCTCATGGACCAAAACGCCCGGCGCCCCGAGCCCAAGGAGGCCCACGAGGTGGTCCTCGAGGCCCTGGTGGAAAGCGCCGTCCGCTCCTACGAGGCCGCTTTGGAGATGGGCCTTGGGGAGGACAAGATCGTCCTCTCCGCCAAGGTCTCCAAGGCCCGGGACCTCCTCTGGGTCTACCGGGAGCTGGCCCGAAGGACCAGAGCCCCCCTCCACCTGGGCCTCACCGAGGCCGGCATGGGGGTCAAGGGGATCGTGGCCTCGGCCGCCGCCTTGGCCCCCCTCCTCCTGGAAGGCATCGGCGACACCATCCGGGTCTCCCTCACCCCGGCCCCCCATGAGCCCCGCACCAAGGAGGTGGAGGTGGCCCAGGAGATCCTCCAGGCCCTGGGCCTTCGCACCTTCGCCCCCGAGGTGACCAGCTGCCCCGGGTGCGGCCGCACCACCAGCACCTTCTTCCAGGAGCTGGCCGAGGAGGTGAACCGTCACCTCAAGGCCAGGCTCCCCGAGTGGCGAAGGCGCTACCCCGGGGTGGAGGGGCTCAAGGTGGCAGTGATGGGGTGCGTGGTGAACGGCCCCGGAGAGAGCAAACACGCCCACATCGGCATCTCCCTGCCCGGAAGCGGCGAGGAGCCCAAGGCCCCCGTCTACGCCGACGGCAAGCTCCTCACCATCCTCAAGGGGGAGACCATCGCCGAGGACTTCCTCAGGCTGGTGGAGGAGTACGTTAAGACCCGCTTCGCCCCAAAAGAGGCATGA
- the aspC gene encoding aspartate/prephenate aminotransferase, with product MRGLSQRVKSMKPSATVAVNARALELRRKGVDLVALTAGEPDFDTPEHVKEAARRALAQGKTKYAPPAGIPELREAVAEKFRRENGLEVTPEETIVTVGGKQALFNLFQAILDPGDEVIVLAPYWVSYPEMVRFAGGVPVEVPTLPEEGFVPDPERVRRAITPRTKALVVNSPNNPTGVVYPEEVLRALAEMALQHDFYLVSDEIYEHLIYEGAHFSPGTLAPEHTITVNGAAKAFAMTGWRIGYACGPKAVIKAMADVSSQSTTSPDTIAQWATLEALTNREASMAFIAMAREAYRKRRDLLLEGLSRIGLEAVRPSGAFYVLMDTSPFAPNEVEAAERLLMAGVAVVPGTDFAAFGHVRLSYATGEENLKKALERFAQALQ from the coding sequence ATGCGGGGCCTTTCCCAAAGGGTGAAGTCCATGAAGCCCTCGGCCACGGTGGCGGTCAACGCCCGCGCCCTGGAGCTGAGGCGAAAAGGGGTGGACCTGGTGGCCCTCACCGCCGGGGAGCCCGACTTTGACACCCCCGAGCACGTCAAGGAGGCGGCCAGGCGGGCCCTGGCCCAGGGCAAGACCAAGTACGCCCCTCCCGCCGGCATCCCCGAGCTGAGGGAAGCTGTGGCCGAGAAGTTCCGCCGGGAAAACGGCCTGGAGGTGACCCCCGAGGAGACCATCGTCACCGTGGGGGGCAAGCAGGCCCTCTTCAACCTCTTCCAGGCCATCCTGGACCCCGGGGACGAGGTCATCGTCCTGGCCCCCTATTGGGTGAGTTACCCGGAGATGGTGCGCTTCGCCGGGGGGGTGCCGGTGGAGGTCCCCACCCTGCCCGAGGAGGGCTTTGTCCCTGACCCCGAGCGGGTGCGCCGGGCCATCACCCCTAGGACCAAGGCCCTGGTGGTCAACTCCCCCAACAACCCCACGGGGGTCGTCTACCCGGAGGAGGTTTTGCGGGCCCTGGCCGAGATGGCCCTTCAGCACGACTTCTACCTGGTCAGCGACGAGATCTACGAGCACCTCATCTACGAGGGGGCCCACTTCTCCCCCGGCACCCTGGCCCCAGAGCACACCATCACCGTGAACGGCGCCGCCAAGGCCTTCGCCATGACGGGCTGGCGCATCGGCTACGCCTGCGGCCCCAAGGCGGTCATCAAGGCCATGGCCGACGTCTCCAGTCAGTCCACCACCAGCCCCGACACCATCGCCCAGTGGGCCACCCTCGAGGCCCTCACCAACCGGGAGGCCTCCATGGCCTTCATCGCCATGGCCAGGGAAGCCTACAGGAAAAGGCGGGACCTCCTCCTGGAGGGGCTTTCTCGGATTGGCCTCGAGGCGGTGCGCCCCAGCGGGGCCTTCTACGTCCTCATGGACACCTCCCCCTTCGCCCCAAACGAGGTGGAGGCGGCGGAGAGGCTCCTTATGGCGGGGGTAGCGGTGGTGCCGGGCACCGACTTCGCCGCCTTTGGCCACGTGCGCCTTTCCTACGCCACGGGCGAGGAGAACCTGAAGAAGGCCCTGGAGCGCTTCGCCCAGGCCCTTCAGTAG
- a CDS encoding enoyl-ACP reductase FabI, whose product MLTVDLAGKKALVMGVTNQRSLGFAIAEKLKEAGAEIALSYQGERIRPEAEKLAEALGGALLFQADVTKDEELDALFGGLKEAWGHLDYLVHAIAFAPREAMEGRYLDTRRADWLLALEVSAYSLVAAAQRAEPLLREGGGIVTLTYYASEKVVPRYNVMAIAKAALEASVRYLAYELGPKGVRVNAISAGPVRTVAARSIPGFTKMYDRVAQVAPLRRNITQEEVGNLGLFLLSPLGSGITGEVIYVDAGYHIMGMELEKAGENPG is encoded by the coding sequence ATGCTCACCGTGGACCTTGCGGGCAAGAAGGCCCTGGTCATGGGGGTCACCAACCAGCGAAGCCTGGGCTTCGCCATCGCCGAGAAGCTCAAGGAGGCGGGGGCGGAGATCGCCCTAAGCTACCAGGGGGAGAGGATCCGCCCCGAGGCGGAGAAGCTGGCCGAGGCCCTGGGCGGGGCCCTCCTCTTCCAGGCCGACGTCACCAAAGACGAGGAGCTAGACGCCCTCTTTGGCGGCCTGAAGGAGGCCTGGGGGCACCTGGACTACCTGGTCCACGCCATCGCCTTCGCCCCCAGGGAGGCCATGGAGGGCCGGTACCTGGACACCAGGCGGGCGGACTGGCTTCTGGCCCTCGAGGTCTCCGCCTACTCCCTGGTGGCCGCGGCCCAAAGGGCCGAGCCCCTCCTCAGGGAGGGGGGTGGGATCGTCACCCTCACCTACTACGCCAGCGAGAAGGTGGTGCCCAGGTACAACGTGATGGCCATCGCCAAGGCGGCCCTCGAGGCCAGCGTCCGCTACCTGGCCTATGAGCTCGGCCCCAAGGGGGTGCGGGTGAACGCCATCTCGGCGGGGCCGGTGCGCACCGTGGCCGCCAGGAGCATCCCCGGCTTCACCAAGATGTACGACCGGGTGGCCCAGGTGGCCCCTCTAAGGCGCAACATCACCCAGGAGGAGGTGGGGAACCTGGGGCTTTTCCTCCTTTCCCCCCTGGGAAGCGGCATCACCGGCGAGGTCATCTACGTGGACGCCGGCTACCACATCATGGGGATGGAGCTAGAGAAAGCGGGCGAAAATCCGGGCTAG